The nucleotide window GCATCTGAAAATTCATACGGGAGAAAAACCTTACAAATGCAATgagtgtgggaaggccttcagcTACTGCTCATCCCTCACTCAGCATCGAAGAATTCACACCCGGGAAAAGCCCTTTGAATGCAGTGAATGTGGGAAGGCGTTCAGTTACCTCTCCAACCTGAACCAGCATCAGAAAACTCACACCCAGGAGAAAGCCTTTGAGTGTAaggagtgtgggaaagccttcattCGGAGTTCCTCTCTCGCTAAGCATGAAAGGATTCATACTGGAGAGAAGCCTTACCAATGTCACGAATGTGGGAAAACCTTCAGCTATGGCTCCTCCCTCATTCAGCACAGGAAAATCCATACCGGAGAGAGACCTTACAAGTGTAACGAGTGCGGGAAAGCCTTCAACCAGAACATACACCTTACGCAGCAtaagagaattcacacaggagcaAAGCCTTATGAGTGTGCCAAGTGTGGTAAGGCCTTTCGACACTGTTCGTCTCTTGCTCAACATCAGAAAACTCACACAGAAGAAAAGCCCTACCAGTGCAATAAATGTGAGAAGACGTTTAGCCAGAGCTCTCACCTGACTCAGCACCAGCGAACtcacactggggagaagccctACAAGTGCAGTGAGTGTGACAAGGCCTTCAGCCGAAGCACTCACCTGACGGAGCATCAGAACAGccacactggagagaagccctACAACTGTCCTGAATGCAGGAAGACTTTCAGCCAGAGCACGTACCTCATTCAGCATCAGAGGGTTCACTCAGGGGAGAAGCCTTTCGGCTGTAACGACTGTGGGAAGGCATTCAGATACCGCTCTGCTCTCAACAAACATCAGAGGCTGCACCCTGGCATATGATGGTGCTGGGCATTGTCAGTGTCCGGGCTGTTTGCTGTGGATATCAAGAAGCAGAGTGGATTGGGAAACTGCTTAAAACATTTTAACTTTACTGCCATGCTGTGAGGTAGAAAATACCTTACCAGAACTAATGGTATTAACAATTTTGTGACATTGAGAAACTTAACTATGTTACATTTCACTTTCCTCTGTGAAGTGAAAGATTTGCAGAGGATTTCAAATTGCAGAGTTATGCGTGGAGTTTATAATGAGTTTTGTATGTTCATAGTGTATTCCTGAGTAGATTTACATTGTCAGCATTTTATTGTTGCATCTGGAGTGTGTGGGATGCACGCTTCACCAGTAGAAGCCGTCTGCTTCCAGCGCTAGGCTGTGCTCCTGTACACTTAAGTTCTTTAAGTCACGGTTCCTAATAAAAGGAAATTGACTATAAAACACCCTCAAATTAATAATCCAGTTCATCTTGTAACCTAACTCAGTATTCATATTAAAATGTCCTGTTTCctcttcaagtatttttttttaagattatttatttgaaagagttagagagtgagagaccttcccctggttcattccccaaatggccacaatagctagggcggggccaggccacagccaggagccaggagcttcctccagatctcccacaggggtgaaggggcccaagcacttgggccatcttccact belongs to Oryctolagus cuniculus chromosome 5, mOryCun1.1, whole genome shotgun sequence and includes:
- the ZNF184 gene encoding zinc finger protein 184 isoform X3; translated protein: MEHQKIHTGEKPFKCDECDKTFTRSTHLTQHQKIHTGEKTYKCNECGKAFNGPSTFIRHHMIHTGEKPYECNECGKAFSQHSNLTQHQKTHTGEKPYDCAECGKSFSYWSSLAQHLKIHTGEKPYKCNECGKAFSYCSSLTQHRRIHTREKPFECSECGKAFSYLSNLNQHQKTHTQEKAFECKECGKAFIRSSSLAKHERIHTGEKPYQCHECGKTFSYGSSLIQHRKIHTGERPYKCNECGKAFNQNIHLTQHKRIHTGAKPYECAKCGKAFRHCSSLAQHQKTHTEEKPYQCNKCEKTFSQSSHLTQHQRTHTGEKPYKCSECDKAFSRSTHLTEHQNSHTGEKPYNCPECRKTFSQSTYLIQHQRVHSGEKPFGCNDCGKAFRYRSALNKHQRLHPGI